A DNA window from Hydractinia symbiolongicarpus strain clone_291-10 chromosome 6, HSymV2.1, whole genome shotgun sequence contains the following coding sequences:
- the LOC130647515 gene encoding sialin-like, translating into MALPYIPKRYILTFMAHLGFFVVYALRVNLSVALVAMVNSTYAHGSSSFDPECGGGNKTVKENNGEFKWNQNQQGLILSSFFYGYLFTQLPGGWWANKHGGKWVFGLGVLGTSVLTLVTPLAAKCSFYLLIAVRVLEGVGEGVTFPAMHAMIAQWSPPAERSRMSVFAYAGMHTGTIFAMPVSGVLADSTFLGGWPSVFYVFGSLGLIWFLVWSLVVYNSPEKHPTISYEERSLISRSLKNSSSNTKIAPTPWFSFLKSIRVWALIWAHFSNNWVWYMVLTGLPSYFKQVLDFKLTENAFLSALPFIVAFLIIMMAGAMADYLRKGCLSTTATRRLMGVLGYYPTSIFLILASYAGCDEIGLSVTYMVLATACLSFNCGGYMVNHLDISPRYSGILMGVSNLMGTVAGCVTPSVTGFFTNDHPTRLQYRKVFAIASSICAAGGTFFIIFVTGKQQSWNDIKIAQAESSTGKSEQDDEECLVNSQDVNVI; encoded by the exons ATGGCATTACCATACATTCCGAAACGATATATCTTGACATTCATGGCTCATCTTGGTTTCTTTGTTGTGTATGCATTGAGGGTAAACCTTAGTGTTGCATTGGTTGCCATGGTTAATTCAACTTATGCTCATGGATCATCATCATTTGATCCAGAATGTGGTGGCGGAAACAAAACAGTGAAAGAAAAT AATGGTGAATTTAAATGGAATCAAAATCAACAAG GTCTTATATTGAGTTCATTCTTTTATGGATATCTGTTCACACAACTTCCTGGTGGTTGGTGGGCAAATAAACATGGTGGAAAATGGGTGTTTGGTTTGGGTGTACTTGGTACATCAGTGCTAACACTAGTGACACCGCTTGCTGCAAAGTGTagtttttatttacttattgctGTTCGAGTTTTGGAAGGTGTTGGTGAA ggtgTTACATTTCCCGCAATGCATGCAATGATTGCGCAGTGGTCACCACCAGCAGAGCGTTCTCGGATGTCAGTATTTGCTTATGCAG GTATGCATACTGGAACTATTTTTGCCATGCCTGTATCTGGTGTCCTTGCTGATTCAACTTTCTTAGGTGGTTGGCcatctgttttttatgtttttg GCTCTCTTGGGTTGATTTGGTTTCTGGTTTGGTCACTTGTTGTTTACAATAGTCCAGAGAAGCATCCCACCATATCGTATGAAGAAAGAAGTTTGATATCACGAAGTCTAAAAAATTCATCCTCAAATACAAAA ATAGCTCCTACGCCCtggtttagttttttaaaatctatCCGTGTTTGGGCGTTAATATGGGCGCACTTCAGCAACAACTGGGTGTGGTATATGGTATTGACAGGATTACCCTCATATTTCAAACAAGTTCTTGATTTCAAATTGACTGAG AATGCATTTTTATCAGCTTTACCATTTATTGTCGCTTTCCTGATTATTATGATGGCAGGTGCAATGGCAGATTATTTGCGGAAAGGATGTCTTTCAACTACAGCAACGCGAAGATTAATGGGGGTGTTAG GATATTATCCAACATCAATATTTTTGATTCTTGCCAGTTATGCTGGCTGTGATGAGATTGGTTTATCAGTGACATACATGGTGTTAGCTACAGCCTGTCTCTCATTTAACTGCGGTGGGTACATGGTTAACCACCTGGATATAAGTCCAAGATATAGCGGTATACTGATGGGCGTTAGTAATCTAATGGGTACCGTGGCCGGATGTGTCACACCATCGGTGACCGGTTTTTTTACCAATGATCAC CCAACAAGGTTGCAGTACCGTAAAGTCTTCGCAATTGCATCTTCGATATGTGCGGCTGGTGGAACCTTTTTCATTATATTTGTGACTGGTAAACAACAATCATGGAATGATATTAAAATTGCTCAAGCTGAATCTTCAACAGGGAAAAGTGAGCAAGACGATGAAGAGTGTTTAGTGAATTCTCAAGATGTGAATGTCATTTAA